In one window of Acidobacteriota bacterium DNA:
- a CDS encoding A/G-specific adenine glycosylase, producing the protein QTAYALARRDRPVYAVKLVQRPADARLMPGMWELPGVVANGAEPVLRLRHPLLQLRHSITTTDHEVSVFAVPATKGMWVETARLSELPLTGLARKILRRLL; encoded by the coding sequence GCAGACGGCCTACGCGCTCGCGCGGCGGGATCGTCCGGTCTATGCGGTGAAGCTGGTGCAACGCCCGGCGGATGCCAGACTGATGCCGGGGATGTGGGAGCTGCCCGGCGTTGTTGCCAACGGCGCGGAGCCAGTGCTGCGGCTGCGCCACCCACTTCTGCAGCTGCGCCACTCCATCACCACCACGGATCACGAGGTCTCGGTCTTCGCTGTGCCGGCGACAAAAGGGATGTGGGTCGAGACCGCGCGTCTCTCCGAGCTGCCGCTCACCGGCCTGGCGCGGAAAATCCTGCGGCGTTTGCTCTAG
- a CDS encoding TlpA family protein disulfide reductase: protein MPALEPGTKAPPVKLPTVSGGTFDLGEALKRGPVALAFFKSSCPVCQLAFPYLERLYRSNLHAANPGDAANPGSALQLIGVSQDEKRDTESFMKELGITFPMVLEETSKYAVSNAYGLTNVPTIFVIAPDGGFGTIETSSVGWYKQDIEALNQKMAQAAGKPPQPVFKPGEDVPEFKAG, encoded by the coding sequence ATGCCCGCACTCGAACCTGGGACGAAGGCACCGCCGGTAAAACTTCCCACCGTAAGCGGTGGCACCTTCGACCTGGGCGAGGCGCTGAAGCGCGGTCCGGTCGCGCTCGCTTTCTTTAAGAGCAGCTGTCCCGTCTGCCAGTTGGCGTTTCCGTACCTCGAGCGGCTTTACCGCAGCAATCTTCATGCCGCGAACCCAGGAGATGCCGCGAACCCAGGAAGCGCGCTGCAGCTCATCGGCGTCTCGCAGGACGAGAAGCGCGACACCGAATCGTTCATGAAAGAGCTCGGCATCACCTTCCCGATGGTGCTCGAGGAGACGAGCAAGTATGCGGTCTCGAACGCTTACGGCTTGACCAATGTTCCCACCATTTTCGTGATCGCGCCCGATGGTGGCTTCGGTACCATCGAGACGTCGAGCGTGGGCTGGTACAAGCAGGATATCGAAGCGCTGAACCAGAAGATGGCGCAGGCCGCCGGCAAGCCGCCGCAGCCGGTGTTCAAGCCCGGCGAAGACGTGCCCGAATTCAAAGCCGGTTGA
- a CDS encoding M20/M25/M40 family metallo-hydrolase yields the protein MRKLFPVLVLILTLAAAARTQQASSPAAKPAPAKAKLAAPIRVAPISVPGMPPGVAAAMNAIDAERVRAHVKFLADDLLEGRGTGQRGGDVAARYLAAQFELYGLKPAGDEGTYLQKVQFVGVATDPQATTFALVPESGAPMTLKFADDYVTTNESQTATADIDAPIVFVGYGIEAPEYGWNDYKDADVRGKVAMMFVNEPPSDDPNFFTGRALTYYGRWTYKYEQAARKGAVGVILIHKTEMASYGWEVVRNSWSGEKSYLHIGKQAKLKAAAWVQLEVARKALAGAGLDLDELLQAAREKTFKPVPLPLKLKAHIVSKIRPFQSSNVVAVVPGADARLKSEAILYTAHYDHFGIRPDQSGDNIYNGALDNATGCAMVLELARAWAAANPKPKRAIYFAAVTAEEQGLLGSQYLGEHPPVPAKHVQLDLNYDDVKPYGYPEQLEVVGYDRTTFGPAVEQVAKAFRMAIMPDAAPEAGHYYRSDHFSMARVGVPAFSVNTGRKYRGQSEAWGNKMYDAYTAKDYHHPSDEYRPEFDFTANAVMAQFGFALGWKAATQPGQIGWKKGDEFEKARVK from the coding sequence ATGCGCAAGCTGTTTCCCGTCCTTGTCCTGATCCTCACTCTCGCAGCCGCCGCACGCACGCAGCAAGCGTCTTCGCCAGCAGCAAAGCCGGCGCCGGCGAAGGCGAAGCTTGCCGCCCCAATCAGGGTTGCGCCAATCAGTGTTCCTGGGATGCCGCCGGGCGTGGCCGCGGCGATGAACGCTATCGACGCGGAACGCGTGCGCGCGCACGTGAAGTTCCTCGCCGATGACCTGCTCGAAGGCCGTGGCACGGGACAGCGCGGCGGCGACGTGGCGGCACGCTATCTGGCGGCGCAGTTCGAACTCTACGGGCTGAAGCCGGCGGGCGATGAGGGCACATATCTGCAGAAGGTGCAGTTCGTGGGCGTGGCGACCGATCCGCAGGCGACGACGTTCGCACTCGTCCCTGAGAGCGGTGCGCCCATGACGCTGAAGTTTGCCGACGATTACGTCACCACCAACGAATCCCAGACCGCCACCGCGGACATCGATGCGCCGATAGTCTTCGTGGGCTACGGCATCGAGGCGCCGGAGTATGGCTGGAACGATTACAAGGACGCCGACGTTCGCGGCAAGGTGGCGATGATGTTCGTCAACGAGCCGCCCTCCGACGATCCCAACTTCTTCACCGGCCGCGCGCTCACCTACTACGGCCGCTGGACGTACAAGTACGAGCAGGCGGCGCGCAAGGGCGCCGTGGGCGTGATCCTCATCCACAAGACGGAGATGGCGAGTTACGGATGGGAGGTCGTGCGCAATTCGTGGTCGGGCGAGAAGTCGTACCTGCACATCGGCAAGCAGGCGAAGCTGAAGGCTGCCGCATGGGTGCAGCTCGAGGTGGCGCGCAAGGCGCTCGCGGGCGCCGGGCTCGACCTCGATGAACTGCTGCAGGCTGCGCGCGAGAAGACGTTCAAGCCGGTGCCGCTGCCGCTCAAGCTGAAGGCGCACATCGTGAGCAAGATCCGTCCTTTCCAATCGAGCAACGTGGTGGCGGTGGTGCCAGGAGCCGATGCGAGACTGAAGAGCGAAGCCATTCTTTATACGGCACACTACGACCACTTCGGCATCCGTCCTGACCAGAGCGGCGACAACATCTACAACGGTGCGCTCGATAACGCCACCGGGTGCGCCATGGTGCTCGAGCTGGCGCGCGCGTGGGCCGCGGCGAATCCCAAACCGAAGCGGGCCATTTATTTCGCGGCGGTTACCGCCGAGGAGCAGGGACTGCTGGGCTCGCAGTATCTGGGCGAGCATCCACCGGTCCCGGCGAAGCATGTCCAGCTCGACCTCAACTACGACGACGTGAAGCCCTACGGATATCCCGAACAACTGGAAGTCGTGGGCTACGACCGGACAACCTTCGGGCCGGCAGTCGAGCAGGTGGCGAAGGCGTTCCGCATGGCCATCATGCCGGACGCCGCGCCCGAAGCCGGGCACTACTATCGCAGCGACCATTTTTCCATGGCGCGCGTGGGCGTGCCCGCGTTCTCCGTCAACACCGGTCGCAAGTATCGCGGCCAGAGTGAAGCCTGGGGGAACAAGATGTACGATGCATACACGGCCAAGGACTATCACCATCCTTCGGACGAATACCGTCCCGAGTTCGACTTCACCGCCAATGCGGTGATGGCGCAGTTCGGATTCGCGCTGGGATGGAAGGCCGCGACGCAGCCCGGCCAGATCGGGTGGAAGAAGGGTGATGAGTTCGAAAAGGCGCGGGTGAAGTAG
- a CDS encoding cytochrome c — MQKNIQATIFLMVTLVASAALAASAGNQGTWRSRVPEKERARQNPLANDPTAVAAGGKLFRQKCAKCHGAQGEGAGEHPPVNSERVRAASPGELQWLLNNGSLKHGMPSWSRLPEPQRWQIVAYLKMMAGSR, encoded by the coding sequence ATGCAGAAAAACATTCAGGCCACCATCTTCTTGATGGTGACGTTGGTCGCGTCGGCAGCGCTGGCTGCCTCGGCCGGGAACCAAGGGACGTGGCGAAGCCGCGTCCCGGAGAAAGAGCGTGCGCGGCAGAACCCGCTGGCGAACGATCCGACGGCGGTCGCGGCGGGTGGAAAGCTCTTTCGCCAAAAGTGCGCGAAGTGCCACGGCGCGCAGGGCGAGGGAGCCGGAGAGCACCCCCCGGTGAATTCCGAGCGGGTGCGGGCGGCGTCTCCAGGCGAGCTGCAGTGGCTGCTGAATAACGGCAGCTTGAAGCACGGCATGCCTTCGTGGTCACGCCTGCCGGAGCCGCAGCGCTGGCAGATCGTGGCGTACTTGAAGATGATGGCCGGCAGTCGCTAG